The DNA segment CTACAGGAGATACTAATTTCGAAAAAACTCCAGCCGGTGATTTTGAAATTTCAGAACAAGAATACTACGATAATGGAGTATTGATGGTAGCCATGGTAAAAGCGGGTGTTGAATTGGCTTTCGAAGCAATGACTGATTCAGGAATTATCGAAGAGTCTGCTTACTATGAGTCATTACACGAAACTCCGTTAATTGCCAACACTATCGCAAGAAAAAAATTATTCGAAATGAACCGTGTAATTTCTGACACTGCCGAGTACGGATGTTATTTGTTCGATCACGCTTGTAAACCATTAATCGCCGATTACGTGAAAAACGCACCTAGCAACTTGGTAGGTCGTCCATTCAATGACGGAAGCAACGGAGTTGACAACAAAGAATTGATTGAAGTGAATTCCATCATCAGAAATCACCCAGTTGAAGAAGTTGGAGCTTGGTTGAGAGAATCAATGACGGCAATGAAAAAAATTGTTGGATAATAATAAAATCATCGCAAGATGCGCAGGGATTTGGCAAGCCTCTTTAGTTTCATAATATTTTGAATTAGTTAAAACTTATTAAAGAAATCAGAAATAGTCAATACATCACTTAACTCGAAAACGGAGTTGAGGGTTAAGTGAGGTAATCCCGAGAAATAATTTTGAAAAGCGAGGTAGAGCAATTCTACCTCGCTTTTTTTATGAAATAAATGGAACAATTTTTATTTAATTCAATCCCAATCTGGATTTTAGTTTCAGGAAAAGCAGGGCGATTTTATAAGCATCATCGGAAGAAGAATTCCGGTCGCTTTTAGGGATTTTGTAGATGTCGCACAATTCTTCAAGCGAAAATTGTTTGTTGTTGATGTCTGTCAATTTTCGATACATCACGTCAATATCCAAAGCTTCGTTTCTCAGTCTTCCACAACCCAATCTTTCCAAAGCGGCATTAATCATTTCCACGTCAAAATCAATGTGGTGTCCAACCAAAACGGCATTGCCGATAAACTCCACAAAAGCCTGAATGGCCTCGGCTTCTCCCATTTTTTTCATTTTGGTTTCAACCGTAAATTCATTGGAAATCCCGTTATCGTGAAAAAATTTATATTGGGCCAAAATGGTTTCAAAACTATCTGCAATATGGATGCTGTTGTTGATTACGCCAAAAGAACCAATAGACAAAATAACATCCTTGTGAAGACTCAAGCCGGTAGTTTCGGTAGATAAAATAACAAAGCGTTTTGATTTTGTATCAAATTTAGAAAGATAATCTTTCCAAAATTCAGGATATTCCTTATTGATATTTTTGAGCCAGTCTATCATATTTTATGAAAATTGGGTAAGTTTAAATTTTGTTTTTATCAATTCTTCCAATTCCCTCATTGGAGCCAACGCATTTTTTAAATTTTCCTTGTCCACTTTTGACAGTTCCTGCAAGTTGATGTATTGTCCTGAACTATCATTTTTTAAACCTTCCAAGGTTCTGAATTTTGACAACGTCAAGAAAGCTTCGGCACAATTTAGATAAATTTCTGCATTTTTAGGATCTATGATGGCCAATTGCTTGAATCGGAGATAGGTATTGTTTACACCCCGAATATTGTGGCTCAAAGCAAAAAGGCGAGCACCATCAACAAGCGGCATCAAAGCTAGTGTTTTAATATCGAACTTGTTTTTATATTCACCTTCCTCTTCCACGTTAAATTTCTTGAAAAAAGTTAAAGGCGAATTTTTTCTCAAGGCATCATTTCCCAGAAAATCAAAGAATAAAGCATTGTTTTTTACATTGTTAAAAATAACGTTTTCGATGGCTTCTTCAATCTTTGGTTCTCCAAAGGCGATTTCGAAATCAAAGAAAATACTGCTAATTTCGTTGCTGTTTTCTCCTGGAGTATTCATCCAGTTATTGTATTGTTTAGTCCAGTCAGTCAATGATTTACACCAAAGCATATTACTTCCCATGTGCCCATTTGGACAAAATTCATAACCTACTTTTTCCAGATTGGAAGTTGTTCTTTTTCCCAATTTCAAGAAATAATCTTTCACATCCCTATATTTATCGGCAGTAACATCTTCGAAAATCAAGATACTGTCTTGATCTGTCGGCAACAATTGTTCTTTACGTCCTTGGCTACCAATGCTTAACCAGGCAAAACGAACAGGAGGGGAGCCTAAATCCAGTATGGACAATTCAACCGAACGCTTAATGATGGCCAAGTTAATTTCACTCGCAATATTGTTGATATTGGAAAGCGAAACATTTTTTTGAATTGATTTTTGAATAAGAGCTGTCAATCTATCTCGAATCAGTTTTAAATCCTTTGCAGATTGGGAACGTTTAATTTCTTTTATCAAAACTCCGGGATTATTGGCTTGGGCCACAATCAAATCGTGTTCGGAAATAATTCCTTTGATGTCTGATTTATCCGAACCATCCTTGGTCACGCACAAATGAGTCACATTGTTCCGCAACATTATCAATTGGGCTTCGGCCAAAGAAATGTTCTCGACAACGGTAACCACTGGTGACGACATAATTTTATCGATAGTGCTGGTGATAGCGAATCTTCCCGTGGCAATTTTGGAACACATATCGGTATTTGTCACTATTCCAATGGGCATATTGTTGTCGGCAATGATGGCTCCGGTGGTCAATGCGTCTGTCATTTGCTTGGCAACGTCTTGAATAAGGGTTGTCGTTGTAACTTTTAGAGGCGTATTGTTGTAGTTCAGCAACTGAAAATATTGCATTTCAGATTGCTGGTTCGAAAAGTAAACATTGTCAGAAATTAGTTTGCCGCTTAAATTTTCCTTGTCGGTTGGATTGCTGGTATTAGTGGCAAAACTTTGCAAAAGAAAGTCCAAAACCTCTGAATTATTGGCCACAAAAGGACGAAAAACAGCAATAGGTATGGCATAAATAATGCTTTCTTCACGAGCTTTGGCCGTCATCATGTAATTATTTTTGGCGAAAAACGGACGCAAGCCAAAAATATCTCCTTCAACACATTTATTCAATAATGTTTCCTCTGCATCAGCAATTACCGACAAATTGACAACTCCTGAAGCCACAACGTAAAAAGAATCGTGTAGAACATCGTTTATTTGGAACAATGTTTTATGTTTTTCCAAATTAATCACTCGAATATTGCTAGCAATTTCGGATAATTCTTCGAAATTCAAATTATCAAATGGCGGATATTGTTTTAAGAAATCTGCGATGTGCTCTGCAATTGTGTTCATAGTAGGTTTTATATTGTCGAATGTAAAAATAATAAATTAATAAATCATAATACCGCCATTGACAGCCTAAAACGATTAATTTATAAATTTCTTAATTTTTTCTTAAAAGAACCAAGAATTACAACAAAATTAATGTAGTTATTTTAAATTCACGACTTAATCTAAAATATTTCAAATCATGGGATTACAAAAGAAAATTCATTTGTTATTTATGGCCTTTTTGACCATAACTTTAGTTGATGCACAAGAAAAACCTGCAAGTCCTCCAGCAGTTGCAACAGGCAAAATTAATGGTGCCAACATCAGCATCAATTACAGCAGCCCGTCCGTAAAAGGGAGAGTGATTTGGGGAGAATTAGTTCCATTCAACAAGGTTTGGCGCGCCGGTGCCAATGAAGCGACGACTATCGAAACAGACAAAGAGCTTAGCATTGAAGGCCAAAAATTGCCTGCGGGAAAATATTCTTTTTTTGTGATACCAAATGAAAAAGAATGCGTGATCATTTTTAACAAAGAAGCCAAACAATGGGGTGCTTATAAATATAATGAAAGCCAAGACCAATTGCGGGTAACCGTAAAACAAAAAATGGCTGACACAAGTACCGAAAGATTGGTTTATACCATCAACAAGAATTCAATAGTATTGACTTGGGAAAAATGGAATATTCCAATTTCAGTTAAATAATATAAAAAATATTTATTTCTTGTAAAGCATTGTCAAGAATATTGATAATGCTTTTTTTATTATGTAAACACTGGATTTATATAGAAAAAGTATCAAATCAGCTCGTTTTTATGTCCATTGCCAGTATTATAATATGCACTATAATTTATATTATGTAAAATAGAATTTTGTAAATCATTATTACCAGTTTATTAGATATACCTTTTATAAAAAAAGAAACGGACAATAAACCTATTGCCCGTTTCTTTATAGAAGTAAATTATTAAAAATGAAATGCAAAATTATTGTTTTTGCAATATCCATTATCCATATTTTCCAAATCTTTGGGTTTAATATTTTTTTGAAACTTTATAAGTGCTATAGCCATATAAAGTTACAACGCCCAAACATAGCAACGGCAAAATAAACGAAAAATTCACTTCAGGAATAAATCCCAAAATCTTCATATCCGAAAATCCTGGACCGCCCCAATCTAATACACTGGCTTGCAACAATGGCATTAATGCGCCACCCACAATAGCCATAACCAAACCAGAAGAACCAATTTTAGCTTCATCGCCCATGTCTTTTAAGGCAATCCCGTAAATGGTTGGAAACATGATGGACATGAAAATTGAAATTGAAATCAAGGAAATCAAGCCCGGCATTCCTTGCAATAGAATTGCTCCTGCAGCACAAATCATTCCACCAATACCAAAATAGATCAGCATTCTGGAAGGATTTATGGTTTTCATCATGGCCGTACCTATCCATCTTCCTGTCAAAAACAACAGCATGGCTCCAATATTGTAATTTGTTGCAGTAATATTTAACCCATAAGTAGCATTAATATTATCAACATATTGATACATAAAAGTCCAACACAAAATTTGGGCACCCACGTAAAATGCCTGTGCAACAACCCCGTTTTTGTAATTTTTATTGGCCCATAATTTTTTGAAGGATTCGGAGATGGACATTTTTTCTTCATGAACCGTTTTAGGCATTTTGGTAAAAAGAATAATAATCAAAATGGCCAATACAAAAATCCCCAATCCGATATAAGGAATGCTTATGATGTCCAAATCGTGTTCCCTAATGGATGCCAATTCGCCAGCAGACAGGGCTTTGAATGTTTCAGGAGTGTAATTGTTGGATTTTATGCTTCCAATAACCAATTCCTGTGCCAAAACTAATCCGGTTATCGCTCCAATTGGGTTGAATGCCTGGGCAAAATTCAAACGTTGCGTAGCCGTGTCTTTATGACCCAGGAACAAAATCAAGGGGTTCGAAGTGGTTTCCAGGAAAGCCAAACCACAGGTAATGACCCATAGCGAGATAAGGAAAAAGGTATAACTCTGGTAATGCGCTGCCGGATAGAACAAGAAAGCTCCGGTCGCATACAACACGAGTCCCAAGACTATTCCGGACTTGTAACTGTATTTCCTGATGAAAAGTGCCGCCGGGAAAGCCATAAAAAAGTAGCCAAAATAGAACGCCATTTGAACAAAGGATGCCTGCAAATTCGAAAGTTCCGGCATTACCTTTTTGAAGGTCGACACCATCGGTGCGGTTAATTCATTTGCAATTCCCCAAAGGGCGAACAATATGGTAATTATGATAAATTGAAAGGCTAATTCTTTACTGACTACGGGAATTTTTTTGGTTAGATTCATTGTTAGATTTATTAATTATTTGAAAATGTGTTTGTTTTTTTGGAATTAGTGTGTTCAAAACCACACAAAAATTCGTCAATTTCTGATTGTGGAATTACTGGATTTGCTCCTTCGCTTTGGGCTACAATGGCACCAATGGCACAAGCGTGATTCAGCGCATATTGGGGATTTTCTCCATTGAGCAATTTTATGATTAGTGCTGCCAAAAAAGAATCTCCGGAACCCACCGTGTCTACTACATTTACCTTGAATCCGCAATTGTAATAAAAAGTTTCGTTAGTATATAAAACCGCACCGTGTGAACCCAAAGTCACACAAACAGTTGGCGTATTGGTTTCCTTTGAAACGAATTTAATGTTTTGTTCCAACGACTTTTTATTGGAATGCATGTCTTCGCAAATTTCATTTAACTCGTCGTCGTTAAACTTAATAAAATCAGCAGTTTCCATTAAATCTACAATAGTTTTTTTGGCATAATGCGGACTTCTCAAGTTCACGTCAAATATTTTATATTTGGCAACCTTCAAAAGTTCTTTTAGGGTATTTTTAGAAACCAAATCCCTGGAAGACAAACTTCCGTAAACCAAAAAATCAGCGTTTTTTACTAGTTCAATATTCTCGTTTGTTGTTTCAATTTTATCCCAAGCCGAAGGATAATTGATATCGTAAGACGCATTTCCTTTTTCGTTCAAAATTACGTTCACGATTCCCGTTGCATAAGTTTCATTGACTTGAATAGCCTTGGTATCAATGCCTTGATTATTCAAATAATCGACCAATATTTTGCCATTGGCATCGTTTCCAACACTGCTAATCATGGCAACCTCCCCTCCTAGCGAATTTAGTCTTGAGGCCACATTCAGCGGTGCTCCTCCAATTTTTTTGTGTTCGAGGAAAACATCGAAAAGGATTTCTCCAAAACAAACACCTTTTAATTTATTTTTCATTTTTATCTTTTTTTGCGTAAAACAATATTTTTTGTAATTCTTTTATACTCGTTTAATAATTATTTATACCATTTATCAACCATATTTCTCATAAACAACAAACTTCCTTTGGCCAAATCTTCCGAATTGTACTTGGAAGGTCTCCACAAAGAGGTTGACCCAACCAATTCTTTTATTTCCGAAGAAAAATTCTCGAGAACCAATGGCCCTTGGTAATCAATTTCGCCCAAAGCCTTGAAAAAATCACCCCAATGCACGTTGCCTTCTCCCGTCATTCCCCGATCGCTTTCGGTAATGTGGACGTGTTTCAAATTATTTCCTGCCTGAATAATTGGCTCGTAGAAATTTTTTTCTTCAATATTCATGTGAAAAGTATCCAAATGCAAACCAATATTCGGTTTACCAATACTTTCAATCATCTCCAAAACTTCCTCGGCAGCAGTAAACACATAGCTTTCGTAACGGTTAATCGGCTCGGGAGCAATCGTGATGTCATGCTTTTGAGCATAATCGGCCACTTCCGAAAACACTTGCTTGATAATTGCTTTTTCATTCAATGTGCAAGAATTTCCCGTGAATGTCCCGATGGCGGAATGCAAAACGCCTCCCAAAAAATCGCCCTCCATTTCGGCCACTTTATCAACCGCCGATTTCATAATGGCCGTTGCTTGTTCCGGATAAAAAGGAATATGGCAATTCGCTGGTAAATTTAAGGTACAACGACCCAAAATACCGTATTTGTCCAGCAGTTTTTTTGTTTTTTTTGCATCGAAATCCAAAGAAGCCGGCAAAATAATTTCGAGCATGTCAAAACCGTATTCGGCTGTTTTTTCTATGGCAAAACGTCCGCTGTCGGCACTCCAACCAGGGATAAATGATAAAATTGTGGTTCCAAAAAGTGGCATATTTATTTAATTTTAAATTAGTTGTATTTTTTATTCTAAAAGATGGATTTATTAAAACAACCACCATTCTGTTTTTACTCCAACATAAGAACCCCAGCTTTTTTGGTTCACTTGCAAATATGGCGAGTAATTATGGTCACGGGCGTAATCGTTGTAGTGTGCCAACGTATAAACCAATCGAATGTGCGGACGACTCCAAGGATCTTTTTTCCCCAACGGAACAATGGTTGGTGCAAAAGAAAATTTCCACATATTGGCATCCGGATTGTCACCGTCTTTTCGACTGGCGTAATGCACCTCTTCAATTAAATGCAACCATTTGGTAACATAATAGAAGCTTCTAAAACCTACCACAAAATCTGTTTTCTCGTTGAAAATTTGATTTCCGTTGAAATATTCGTCCGTGTTGGTGCTGGCAGAACCGCCTTTGCTTTTGGTAAAAACACCATAACCATTGAGACTAAATTTATCCGAAAGATTCAATAAAAAATGTTCCACCATCGTAAAGGAATAGGCATTTTTGTATTTTCCTTCATCATCCGGAGCACCGTAAGTTGCCCAAGTAAACGTGTTACCGTTATCGCCACCATTGGCAATTCCCACTCCATAACGAGCAGACAACTGATTGAAAGAACCCGGTAATTTGGTTTTAAAAGGATTGTTGTACTTCGCTCCCATAACCCAACCTTTGTCGGCAGCATATACTTTAGAAGCCTCTTTGGAGTTGGCCGAAACATAATGAAATTCCCCCAAAAGTTTCAGAATTCCCTCGTTTTTAAAAGGAATGCTGTGCTCCCCTATCCAAACCATGCGCTGGCGAATGGCTGGATTAGTGGCGCCGGCAACGCTAATTTCGTAATTATAAGGATAGACATTGGTCGAATCGGCAGAAGCGGGCATCAACATCGTCAATTCGGTATTTTTATGGCTTACGCCAAATCCTTGCGCGGAATGATCGTCAAAATAAAAATAATCACTGATGTGAATGTCATCGTAGCGACGAAAACGCGATCCAGCCCAAGCCGACCATTTGCTGCCCATAATATTTCGGGCTTCGACGAAAGCTTCGGGTAGAATAAAAGTCAATCCACCATTGGAACGGGAACTCACGTTTCCCACAAATTGTCCGTTGGCTGAATACATTCCCAACCGTATTTGAAAAGTGACATTGGTACTGTCTTTGTCGATAATTTTTGGCGTGAAATGTATCGCAGGCAGAATATCGATATAGTCTGTTTGTTCCATTCTTCCTCCCAAGGAACCTTGGCCGGAAAGGTTTAATGGTTTCCACATGTTTCCTTCCCCATTTGGCGAAAGCCCGACACCTATTCGCCCGGTTGTACCCAAGGAAAAATTGGGATTGGTAATCACCACTTGCGAATATCCGGCCATGGAAGTTATTGAAATCAGTAATAAAAAAAGCTTGGTTTTCATCGGTTTGTTGTTAAGCGTTAATTTTCATTTTTTGAATAATCTTCGAATTGTTTTAATAAACGTCATTTTGACTATTGTTTTTCAAATGTAAAAATAATTATTATACAACAACAAAAAAATAATCAATATTTTTAAAATAAACATAATTTTAAACCTTTTATAATGGTAATGTAATAAAATTACAGCTTATTTTGCCAATAATTAAATATTGTTCTATTGACGTTTAATAAACAAAATACAATAAAAATGTCGTATATTCGAAATCCCGAATAAATCATTACTTTTGTAAACGGGAGTGATTTTCAACAAACTGTCTGGTCGTTCCACAAAATGAAATTAATTATATCCTGAATCCAATATGGCTCCCAAAATAATTCCCAATATATCCGTTGACTGTGTCGTTTTTGGTTATGACGGCACCACAAAATCTTTGAATGTATTGTTGATTAAACGGTATTTGGAATCCAAAGAAACCCACGAAATCCTAGTCAATGATTATGTATTGACAGGCTATCATGCCTTGGAAAATGAAAATATGGACGATACTGCTGCCCGAGTTTTGAGGGAATTAACGGGACTCGAGAATCTGTATAAAAAACAATTTAGAGTCTTTGGAGACCCCAATCGTTTGATGAACGAAAAAGACATTGTTTGGGTGGAAAGCGAAAATTTCAATCCACGAACGATAACAATTGCTTACTATTTTTTGGTAAAAACCCACGAGGTCGACATAGAAAACAACAGCCATTATCCGCAATGGTTTCCGGTAAACGACTTGCCGGAATTGGGATTTGACCACAAAAAAATCATCACGGAAGCTTACGCCGATTTAAAAGCTAAATCCTTGACAGAGCCCATTATTTTTGAGTTGTTACCCAATAAATTCACCGTCAAGGAATTGCAGGACGTGTACGAATCCATATTGGGCGTGGAAATTGACAATCGCAATTTTAGAAGAAAATTGTTGATCAAGAAATACCTGATCGAACTGGACGAAAAACAAGTGGGCGTTTCCAAAAAACCTTCACAACTTTTTATGTTCAGCAAAGATATTTACCAGAAAATCTACAAGGAAAGTTATTTGATAAGTATTTAGTTTTGATTTCTCCGCAAACTAAGCATCCCCTTTCGTCCTCTTTTCCGGCCTGATAATCATTCGCAAAGATTGGTCTTTCGAGAAATAAGCAATCATCCAATGGTAAAAAGTGTTGATTCGGTTGCGATAGGTTATCAAGGACATCAGGTGGACAAACAGCCAAATCATCCAGGCAAAAAAGCCTTTGAAGTGCATTTTGGGTTTGGGTAAATCCACGACAGCCTTGTTTTTTCCGATAATCGCCATAGAACCTTTATCGTTGTATTTAAAGGGGTTCAACGGTTTATTTTGTATCATCAACTTGAAGTTTTCGGCCAGATTCTCTCCTTGCTGAATAGCGACCTGAGCAACTTGCGGATGACCTTCCGGAAAAGCTGCATCAGTCAATTGAATACAAGTGTCGCCAATGGCATAGATATTTTCAGTAGCGTTTACTTTGTTGAAGGCATCGGTGGCCATTCGTTTGCCGCGACCGTAACTTTCTGCTGGAATTCCTTCAAATTCCCTGGCTGAAACGCCTGCCGCCCAAATCAAGTTTTTGGTTTGGATGGTTTTTCCGTCGGCAAAGAAAACGGTATCGTCTTTATAATCAATTACTCGGGTGTTGAGTTTTACGATAACTCCCAATTTGGTTACGGCTTCGAGAGTGTCTTCTTGCGATTGTTTACTCATTGGCGACAGTAAAGCATCACCACCGTCAACCAAATAAATATTACTGGCAGAAGTTTCTAGCTCAGGATATTCTTTGAGTAAAATATTTTTTCGCATTTCGGCAAACATCCCGGAGACTTCCACTCCTGTTGGTCCACCACCGGCAACCACAATGGTTAGCAGTGCTCTTCTTTTGCGAATATCTTTGGTTATGGCGGCTTTTTCCAGATTTTTCAACAAAGTGTTGCGCATCTCGATGGCATCGTTGAGGGTTTTCATCGGAATTGCATTTTTCTTGACATTTTCCATTCCAAAATAACTCGTTTCGGCTCCCGTTGCAAAAACCAAGTGGTCGTAATGCAATTCGCCGTTATTGAGAATGATTTTGTTTTCGGCAGGAATTACCTTTTGCAATTCGCCTAGACGAAACTGCAGGTTCTTTTTGCCCGCAAAAAATTTTCGAAAAGGATAACTGATACTGGAAGGTTCCAAAAATGCCGTGGCCACCTGATAAATAAGCGGCGGAAAGAAATTATAGTTGTTTTTGTCGACAAGGATTACTTCAATCCCTTTGTAGTTTGCCAATTCTTTGGCCAAATTAATGCCAGCAAAACCGCCTCCAATGATTACTATTTGCATATCGAAACTTTTATAAAATGATTACTTTATAAAAGTACAATATAAATTCAGGTACAAATATTAGTTTTTGAATTTTTTAACAGGCTTTTCTTTATTCGAATCCGCTTTGGTTTGAAGCAATTGATTGGCCAATAATTTTTCAATCAATTCATCTTTGGTCAAATGGTGGAAAATGGTTTTGACCTTGTTTTTGAAATCGGCTGAAACTTCGTGATTGGGTTTGGTCTTGAAAATTTGTTTTGCCCATAAAAGCGTGTTGTTTTCTTCGATATTCTCGGCAGTTGGTTTTTGGAATTTGGTGAATTTAATTCCCAATTCTCTTTCGAAATCGGCAATTTCAGCGACTTCTTCTGGTTGCAAAACCGTTAACGAAAGTCCCTTTGCTCCTGCCCTTGCGGTTCTTCCGCTACGGTGGACATAGTTTTCATAAGTGTCCGGCAAATGGTAATTGACCACATAAGCCATTTCTTTTACGTCAATGCCTCGGGCAGCCAAATCGGTTGCCACCAAAATATTGATGTGTCCTTCACGAAATTGTTCCATAATTCGATCCCGGATTCCTTGCGACAAACTCCCGTGCAAAGCTCCTGACGAAAACCGGTTGATGGCCAAGTTCTTGGCTAATTTATTGACGGCGGCTTTGGTTTTGCAAAAAATAATCCCGCGTTCACCTTCTTTGGAAGTCAAGAAATGCATCAAAATATCCAGTTTTTCTATTGGATCAACCACGATATATTGGTGGTCTATTCCTTGATTCCCTACCGTTTCCATATCAGCACTAACCTGAACCACGTTTTTGTTCAAGTAGTTCTGAATCAATTGTTTTATGGTTCCGGGCATCGTAGCCGAAAAAAGAAAAGTTCTGCGATTCTTGGGCAATTCGGCAATGATTTCGTCCAAGCCTTCTTTCAGGATTGTAACCATTTCGTCCGCTTCATCCAATACCAAAAATTGGGTTTCTTTCAAACTGATGGCTTTGCGCTGAA comes from the Flavobacterium limnophilum genome and includes:
- a CDS encoding DEAD/DEAH box helicase is translated as MSKQFSDLGIQESIIKALDDLKIVVPTEIQQKTIPLLLSNTDVVGLAKTGTGKTAAFGLPLLQLIDTNISSVQAVILAPTRELGHQIFSNLEAFAKYLPEVSIAETCGGIPIKPQIERLTSPTHIVVATPGRLIDLIQRKAISLKETQFLVLDEADEMVTILKEGLDEIIAELPKNRRTFLFSATMPGTIKQLIQNYLNKNVVQVSADMETVGNQGIDHQYIVVDPIEKLDILMHFLTSKEGERGIIFCKTKAAVNKLAKNLAINRFSSGALHGSLSQGIRDRIMEQFREGHINILVATDLAARGIDVKEMAYVVNYHLPDTYENYVHRSGRTARAGAKGLSLTVLQPEEVAEIADFERELGIKFTKFQKPTAENIEENNTLLWAKQIFKTKPNHEVSADFKNKVKTIFHHLTKDELIEKLLANQLLQTKADSNKEKPVKKFKN